Proteins from a single region of Thermococcus sp. EP1:
- a CDS encoding potassium channel family protein, whose translation MKELEEIRDCLIEMKNLSSLMVDLAFSSVMYNSEDIADEVYILEERMDELTLKVKKLALKAAKYEEDPEKLLSIIEMANINEQISDSAYEISDLVLRDVEPHPVIRKIMHDVDEEIGRVKVNRGSILIGKALKQLKLPTKVGVKLIAIKRGSRYIYNPSKDEVIEEGDILIAVGSGIDRLRELSNEKGEEGEFIEEEE comes from the coding sequence ATGAAAGAACTTGAAGAGATTAGAGACTGTCTTATAGAGATGAAAAATCTTTCCTCTCTTATGGTCGATCTTGCATTTTCATCAGTTATGTATAATAGCGAGGACATTGCTGATGAGGTTTATATTCTTGAGGAGAGAATGGATGAGCTTACATTGAAGGTTAAGAAGTTGGCTTTAAAGGCTGCCAAGTATGAAGAAGACCCTGAAAAACTTTTGAGTATAATAGAAATGGCAAATATAAATGAACAGATATCAGACTCTGCTTATGAAATATCAGACCTAGTACTTAGGGATGTTGAACCACATCCAGTAATAAGAAAAATAATGCATGATGTTGACGAAGAGATAGGCAGGGTAAAGGTTAACAGAGGATCAATATTGATTGGAAAAGCCTTAAAACAGCTTAAACTTCCTACAAAGGTCGGAGTCAAGTTGATTGCCATAAAAAGAGGTAGCCGCTATATTTACAACCCTTCCAAGGATGAAGTTATTGAAGAAGGAGATATACTCATAGCAGTTGGTTCTGGTATTGACCGTTTGAGAGAACTTTCCAATGAAAAGGGTGAGGAAGGCGAGTTTATAGAAGAAGAGGAATAA
- a CDS encoding cyclic nucleotide-binding/CBS domain-containing protein, with the protein MDENAPIKVYMTKKLIGVRPDNTIQEACKIMVEFDIGSLVVIDQHEKVIGFFTKSDIIRRVIVPGLAYTTPVTEIMTKDLITVDANTPLKEVLKIMAAKRIKHMLIKEEGKVVGIFTLSDLLEASRRKLETAISVE; encoded by the coding sequence ATGGATGAAAATGCCCCAATAAAGGTTTACATGACTAAAAAGTTGATAGGGGTAAGGCCAGATAATACCATCCAAGAGGCCTGTAAGATAATGGTAGAATTTGATATTGGCTCTCTAGTTGTCATAGACCAACATGAAAAGGTTATAGGATTTTTTACAAAGAGTGACATTATAAGAAGAGTTATCGTTCCAGGTTTGGCTTATACGACCCCCGTAACGGAGATCATGACAAAGGATTTAATTACGGTAGATGCAAACACTCCACTAAAAGAAGTATTGAAAATAATGGCAGCAAAGAGAATAAAACACATGCTCATTAAAGAAGAAGGGAAAGTTGTTGGTATTTTTACCCTCAGCGATCTTCTTGAAGCCAGTAGAAGAAAACTCGAAACAGCGATCTCGGTAGAGTGA
- a CDS encoding sugar phosphate nucleotidyltransferase, translating to MQAVILAGGKGTRLLPLTVYRPKPMIPFFNKPMMEYVVKALTNAGVEEIFVLVGYLKKRITNYFGDGSDFGVEMHYSNGENIKLGTAGATKKVVNKIEDTFIIASSDVLTNININALYEYHKRKKALATIALSRVEDPSQYGIAIVDSENRILRFKEKPKPEEAFSNLVNAGIYVFEPEAFDLVPKGENFDFSLNLFPKMLEENLPLYGFPFEEYWNDVGRPSSYLQATADVFLGRLKLSQVRTESLKGNLEYGGPLYSGIRCQIRRPEVRGFAVLGDNVKIGRNVKIERSVIFSNVTIEEGAEIYEAIIGENVHIGKGVIIESGSVVGDNSVIEEFTKIGANVKIWAESRIGKESIVLPD from the coding sequence ATGCAAGCAGTGATTTTAGCGGGCGGAAAAGGCACAAGACTGCTTCCTTTGACAGTTTACCGCCCCAAACCCATGATCCCATTTTTCAATAAACCTATGATGGAATACGTAGTAAAGGCGCTAACAAATGCTGGAGTGGAAGAGATCTTCGTACTCGTAGGTTACCTCAAAAAACGGATCACAAATTATTTCGGAGATGGTAGCGATTTCGGAGTTGAAATGCATTATTCAAATGGAGAAAATATAAAACTCGGAACTGCAGGTGCCACAAAAAAAGTTGTAAACAAAATAGAGGATACTTTCATCATTGCCTCGAGTGACGTGCTAACCAACATTAACATAAATGCCCTTTATGAGTATCATAAAAGAAAAAAGGCCCTAGCTACCATTGCTTTATCTCGTGTTGAAGATCCCAGCCAATATGGGATTGCTATCGTAGATTCCGAGAACAGAATACTGAGATTCAAAGAAAAACCCAAACCCGAAGAGGCTTTTAGTAATTTGGTAAATGCAGGTATCTACGTTTTTGAACCAGAAGCTTTTGATTTAGTTCCCAAAGGAGAAAACTTCGATTTTTCTCTGAATCTATTTCCAAAGATGCTGGAAGAAAACCTCCCTCTTTACGGGTTTCCCTTTGAGGAATACTGGAACGACGTAGGAAGGCCATCAAGCTACCTCCAAGCAACAGCAGACGTTTTTCTAGGAAGACTTAAGCTCTCCCAAGTAAGAACAGAATCACTTAAAGGAAATCTAGAATATGGTGGGCCGCTCTACAGCGGAATAAGATGTCAAATAAGACGACCAGAGGTAAGAGGATTTGCAGTTTTAGGAGACAATGTTAAAATAGGGAGAAACGTTAAAATAGAACGTTCAGTTATATTCTCAAATGTGACTATAGAAGAGGGAGCAGAGATTTATGAAGCAATCATAGGAGAAAACGTTCATATTGGAAAAGGTGTAATTATTGAAAGTGGGAGTGTCGTTGGCGATAACTCTGTGATTGAAGAATTCACAAAGATTGGAGCCAATGTAAAAATTTGGGCCGAATCAAGAATTGGAAAAGAAAGTATAGTACTCCCTGATTGA
- a CDS encoding metallophosphoesterase has product MIKIAHISDTHITSGEAYKGYAYDLIVNEVNALDYDLVVHTGDVTNEGLREEYERASYELKKIQKRLIVLPGNHDARNVGYELFQKYIGALNGVYEWKDLVIIWVDSTIPDLNNGRVGGYKFQWLKEKLEEYSHKKFKIVASHHHLIPLPDTGRERNVLFNAGDVLDLLLKHEINLYICGHKHVPNIYRVEGLVVANSGCTSCRKTRKGDVNSYNIIKIREDGKISVAIKRVTGDIHKREFKIKKQRIFIPKRKRLFRIIQMSESNVSDRVYFRERVFKNAIRAINERYKPDLVIHCGDMVDVGIERYYSKAHELWEKIKPEKLLVPGHNDITHLGYELFREYFEEPKILEKDNFVFIPIISAQYETPIGVVGRIGQKILREHLREYEEKFRVVIMHHNITPIPKSREIGFLEDGGNVLKILTEENTNLVLTGHGGNSLGIKVEETPIINAGSISWELHRNPFGNSFNIIDIYEDMVAAFEIQATWGSRKLLGLWKIKTKVPWD; this is encoded by the coding sequence ATGATCAAGATAGCCCACATAAGCGACACTCACATAACAAGCGGGGAAGCTTACAAAGGATACGCCTATGATTTAATAGTTAATGAAGTAAATGCACTAGATTACGACCTGGTTGTTCACACGGGCGATGTTACGAACGAGGGATTAAGAGAAGAATACGAACGAGCGAGTTATGAGTTAAAAAAGATACAAAAACGCCTTATAGTGCTACCTGGCAATCATGATGCTAGAAATGTTGGATATGAGCTCTTCCAAAAGTATATTGGTGCATTGAATGGTGTATATGAGTGGAAAGATTTAGTCATAATATGGGTAGATTCAACAATTCCGGATTTGAATAATGGGAGAGTAGGAGGATACAAATTCCAATGGCTTAAGGAAAAGCTCGAGGAATACTCACACAAGAAGTTTAAAATAGTCGCTTCCCATCATCATCTTATCCCACTTCCCGATACTGGGAGAGAACGAAACGTTCTTTTTAATGCGGGTGATGTCTTAGATCTGCTCCTTAAACACGAGATTAACCTCTACATTTGTGGACACAAACATGTCCCTAACATCTATAGGGTAGAGGGTCTTGTAGTGGCAAACTCCGGATGTACCTCCTGTAGAAAAACTAGAAAAGGGGATGTAAACAGTTATAATATAATTAAAATAAGAGAAGATGGCAAAATTTCTGTAGCGATAAAAAGAGTGACTGGAGATATTCATAAGAGAGAGTTTAAGATAAAGAAACAACGAATTTTCATACCAAAGAGAAAAAGATTATTTAGGATTATTCAAATGAGTGAAAGCAATGTCTCAGATAGAGTCTACTTTAGAGAGAGAGTCTTCAAAAATGCTATACGGGCCATTAATGAGAGATATAAGCCAGATCTGGTAATCCACTGTGGAGATATGGTGGATGTTGGTATCGAAAGATATTATTCAAAAGCTCACGAACTCTGGGAGAAGATAAAGCCCGAGAAACTTCTAGTCCCCGGACATAATGACATAACCCATTTAGGTTACGAGTTATTTAGGGAGTACTTTGAAGAACCAAAAATCCTGGAAAAGGACAATTTTGTCTTTATTCCTATTATATCAGCCCAATACGAGACGCCTATAGGGGTCGTTGGAAGAATAGGGCAAAAAATCCTTAGAGAACACCTGAGAGAATACGAAGAAAAGTTCAGAGTTGTTATCATGCACCACAACATAACACCGATACCAAAAAGCAGAGAAATAGGGTTTTTAGAAGATGGCGGAAATGTCCTGAAGATCCTTACTGAGGAAAATACAAACTTGGTCCTTACAGGCCACGGAGGAAATAGTCTAGGAATAAAAGTCGAAGAAACACCAATAATAAACGCCGGTTCAATAAGCTGGGAGTTACATAGAAACCCCTTTGGTAACTCTTTCAATATAATAGACATCTACGAGGACATGGTAGCGGCCTTTGAGATCCAAGCTACCTGGGGATCCAGAAAACTCTTAGGTCTATGGAAAATAAAAACAAAAGTACCATGGGATTAA
- the acs gene encoding acetate--CoA ligase alpha subunit: MLDYFFTPKSIAVLGASNDPLKLGYEIFKNLKDYGGKVYPINIKEETVQGVKAYKNVKDIPEDVDLAVIVVPRRFVKQALIDCGEKGVKGAIIITAGFGEMGEEGKREERELVEIAHKYGMRIIGPNCVGVMDTHSNMNATFIMKAKKGSVAFVSQSGALGAGIVYKTIKEDIGFSKFISVGNMADVDFADLMEYLAEDNNSKAIALYIEGIKNGKRFMEIAKKVSKKKPIIALKAGKSESGARAASSHTGSLAGSYAIYEAAFTQSGVLVAETIDDLLSMARAFTQPLPKGKKVAIMTNAGGPGVLTADQLDKRGLKLANLKEETMEKLREFLPPMAAVKNPVDMIASARGEDYYKTAKLLLEDENVDMLVAICVVPTFAGMTPTEHAEGIVRAVKEVNNGKPVLALFMAGYVSEKAKELLEKEGIPAYERPEDVGSAAYALAAFAERNLEV; this comes from the coding sequence ATGCTTGATTATTTCTTCACTCCAAAAAGCATAGCAGTGCTTGGAGCATCAAATGACCCACTCAAGCTCGGTTATGAGATCTTCAAGAACCTTAAGGACTATGGAGGGAAAGTATATCCCATCAATATAAAAGAAGAAACTGTTCAGGGAGTCAAAGCTTACAAGAATGTCAAAGACATTCCAGAAGACGTTGATTTAGCAGTTATAGTTGTTCCAAGGAGATTCGTCAAGCAAGCACTCATTGATTGCGGCGAGAAAGGTGTTAAAGGAGCCATCATAATTACGGCCGGTTTTGGAGAAATGGGTGAAGAGGGTAAAAGAGAAGAAAGAGAACTTGTAGAGATAGCACACAAATATGGAATGAGAATAATTGGGCCCAACTGTGTCGGTGTAATGGACACTCACAGCAACATGAACGCCACATTTATCATGAAGGCAAAAAAAGGAAGTGTGGCCTTTGTTTCCCAGAGTGGTGCTTTAGGAGCTGGAATAGTCTACAAGACTATTAAAGAAGATATTGGGTTCTCAAAGTTTATAAGCGTTGGAAATATGGCTGACGTTGATTTCGCAGATTTGATGGAATATTTAGCCGAAGATAATAATAGTAAGGCAATAGCCCTTTATATCGAAGGAATAAAGAATGGAAAACGGTTTATGGAGATAGCAAAGAAGGTAAGTAAAAAGAAACCAATAATAGCCTTAAAAGCTGGAAAAAGTGAAAGTGGAGCAAGAGCAGCGTCTTCCCACACTGGTTCACTTGCAGGAAGTTATGCTATCTACGAGGCTGCCTTTACCCAGAGCGGAGTTCTCGTAGCTGAAACCATAGATGACCTACTTAGTATGGCAAGGGCCTTTACTCAGCCTCTACCAAAGGGTAAGAAAGTAGCAATAATGACCAACGCTGGTGGTCCTGGAGTCCTAACTGCTGATCAGCTCGATAAACGTGGACTTAAGCTGGCCAATTTGAAAGAAGAAACAATGGAAAAGCTTAGGGAATTTTTACCCCCAATGGCAGCTGTTAAAAATCCCGTTGACATGATAGCAAGTGCAAGAGGAGAAGATTATTATAAAACAGCCAAACTTCTTTTAGAAGATGAGAATGTCGATATGCTCGTGGCAATTTGTGTTGTTCCAACTTTTGCTGGAATGACCCCCACAGAACATGCAGAAGGCATAGTAAGAGCTGTAAAAGAAGTCAACAATGGAAAACCTGTTTTAGCACTCTTTATGGCTGGATACGTTAGTGAGAAAGCCAAAGAACTCCTAGAAAAGGAGGGTATTCCAGCATATGAAAGACCAGAAGATGTTGGTTCCGCAGCATATGCTTTAGCTGCCTTTGCAGAGAGAAATTTGGAGGTGTAA
- a CDS encoding potassium channel family protein translates to MEEFEEFEYQPKSVKEIFIEMKNIVELMVDLAYTAILFGDKEIAEEVLDLEERMDLLNYHLMTHAVLAARNPKEAEQITSVLQMANSIEDISNAAGDLAKMVLEGVALHPVITEAIMESEEVITKIVVSPDSILVGKTLGELDLATNTGVWVIAVKRGKRWIFAPDKEFKIKPNDVLIGRGTHTSVEHLKEIARGIIRVIGDERT, encoded by the coding sequence ATGGAAGAATTCGAGGAATTTGAATATCAACCCAAAAGTGTTAAAGAAATCTTCATAGAGATGAAAAACATTGTTGAACTCATGGTTGACCTTGCTTATACAGCAATTCTCTTTGGAGATAAAGAGATAGCCGAAGAAGTGCTGGACCTCGAGGAAAGAATGGATCTCCTAAATTATCACTTGATGACTCATGCAGTTTTAGCTGCAAGAAATCCAAAGGAAGCAGAACAGATAACCTCTGTTTTACAAATGGCTAATTCAATAGAAGATATTTCCAATGCCGCTGGGGATTTAGCCAAAATGGTCTTGGAAGGCGTTGCTCTTCATCCCGTTATTACAGAAGCGATTATGGAGAGTGAGGAGGTTATAACTAAGATAGTAGTTTCTCCTGACTCGATTCTTGTAGGAAAAACTCTAGGAGAACTTGATCTTGCAACTAACACTGGAGTTTGGGTAATAGCTGTTAAAAGAGGGAAGAGGTGGATATTTGCTCCTGATAAAGAGTTTAAGATAAAACCAAATGACGTGCTTATTGGAAGGGGAACTCACACATCGGTAGAACATCTTAAGGAGATTGCGAGAGGAATTATTAGGGTGATTGGTGATGAAAGAACTTGA
- the tmk gene encoding dTMP kinase produces the protein MGIFIVLEGIDGAGKSTQAKMLAKWFEERGYDVVLTKEPTDTAFGKLIRRLVLTGGKEGIIDGARISKEAEALLFAADRAEHVKKLIEPALNAGKVVISDRYFYSSLAYQWARGLDLNWLINLNGFAPRADLVILLDLPVKESIKRINGRSIRSEFDKIVELQKKVRENYLKLAEKFNEIRIINALAPVEDIHNDITALVEHELFENSKG, from the coding sequence ATGGGGATATTTATAGTCCTAGAAGGCATAGATGGCGCTGGAAAATCAACACAAGCCAAAATGCTTGCAAAATGGTTTGAAGAGAGAGGATATGATGTTGTACTTACAAAAGAGCCAACTGACACAGCCTTTGGTAAGTTAATCCGACGTTTGGTATTAACAGGAGGGAAAGAGGGTATAATTGATGGTGCTAGAATAAGTAAAGAAGCTGAGGCTCTGCTTTTTGCTGCTGATAGAGCAGAGCATGTTAAAAAACTCATAGAACCTGCATTAAATGCCGGGAAAGTTGTTATTTCGGATAGATATTTCTACTCATCCCTTGCTTATCAATGGGCAAGAGGTCTGGACCTAAATTGGCTTATCAACTTGAATGGGTTTGCTCCACGTGCTGACCTCGTTATACTACTAGACTTACCCGTTAAGGAGAGCATAAAGAGAATAAATGGAAGAAGCATAAGGTCTGAATTCGATAAAATCGTAGAACTACAAAAGAAAGTCAGAGAGAACTATTTGAAACTTGCAGAGAAGTTTAATGAGATAAGGATAATCAATGCCCTTGCTCCTGTAGAGGACATCCACAATGACATCACCGCCCTTGTAGAGCACGAACTCTTTGAAAACTCAAAAGGATAA
- a CDS encoding magnesium transporter — MRNLQVVLGRNLSERFRDAWMGAIPALVTCLFMDFFAGAFLGRFFEKIMLSYPIIFVILPGLMGLRGNIFGAMASRFTTMLHLGEMEPHLKDRNVVKNIFLSILLSLLPVLILWFVGVLKVQETTSGIVVLLIVVTSTIFVSLIMGYATAAATVIPFKKGIDPDTVAAPLVTSAGDLVTMPFLVLFILLYEEFPLIFDSLVIVGIVFLIFMLFVLKLKKEEKRMVREILGVIGGLALLSSVSGGLLEAYSEVIYASVIFSVMYPAILGTAGNYGSIIGAKTSTKLHLGEIEGLFNKDSLLDIFVYFITSFFIAFLMNLVGILVVRLSLGKDVGLVFPFIAFYPLLVLINMFIGYFLAISFDKLGLDPDNATVPTITTLADIFSTLFTVGVAHLIV, encoded by the coding sequence ATGAGAAACCTCCAAGTAGTCCTTGGGAGAAATCTCTCAGAGAGGTTCAGAGATGCTTGGATGGGGGCTATTCCAGCTTTGGTAACATGTTTATTTATGGACTTCTTTGCAGGGGCTTTTCTGGGTAGGTTCTTTGAAAAAATCATGTTGAGTTATCCAATAATTTTTGTGATTCTCCCTGGTCTTATGGGATTAAGAGGAAACATTTTTGGTGCAATGGCCTCTCGATTTACTACAATGTTGCACCTTGGTGAAATGGAACCTCATTTGAAGGATAGGAATGTTGTAAAAAATATTTTCTTAAGTATATTACTATCCCTCCTTCCAGTACTTATTCTGTGGTTTGTAGGCGTTCTCAAAGTCCAAGAAACTACATCTGGGATTGTGGTGCTTTTAATAGTGGTAACTTCTACTATCTTCGTGAGCCTGATAATGGGATATGCTACAGCAGCTGCCACGGTCATACCATTTAAAAAAGGCATTGACCCTGATACAGTTGCAGCTCCTCTGGTAACCTCAGCAGGAGATCTTGTTACAATGCCATTTTTAGTACTGTTTATCTTACTTTATGAAGAATTTCCATTAATTTTCGATAGTTTAGTGATAGTGGGAATTGTATTTCTGATTTTCATGTTATTTGTCCTTAAACTTAAGAAGGAAGAAAAGAGGATGGTTAGAGAAATTCTGGGGGTAATAGGAGGCTTGGCATTACTGTCAAGTGTTTCTGGTGGTTTACTTGAAGCTTATAGTGAAGTTATATATGCATCAGTTATATTTAGCGTTATGTATCCGGCAATACTTGGGACTGCAGGAAACTATGGATCGATTATTGGGGCAAAAACGTCTACAAAACTTCATCTTGGCGAGATAGAAGGGCTTTTTAACAAAGATTCATTATTAGATATCTTTGTGTATTTCATTACAAGCTTTTTCATAGCCTTTCTAATGAATCTTGTAGGAATTTTGGTAGTAAGGCTCAGTTTAGGAAAGGATGTAGGACTCGTATTTCCATTTATAGCTTTCTATCCGTTGTTAGTTTTGATTAATATGTTTATAGGATACTTCCTTGCAATAAGTTTTGATAAATTGGGCTTGGATCCCGATAATGCCACTGTTCCTACTATCACTACTCTGGCGGATATCTTTTCAACCCTTTTTACTGTAGGAGTTGCTCATTTAATTGTCTAG
- a CDS encoding phospho-sugar mutase: MEIYRSEEFNPEELALLGRAIGTVAQGTIIVGRDGRAISRYGKRALVVGIVSTGSATMDVRLIPLIVLKDFAHKRGLPLVYIYYYNGVRVEISGFDPDEINALLKTKKFIEAHPNDIGATVYYPNALDDFLQDIFKHYNFTVEGKALIDCMNTPAVLLFPQLSEHLRFETELLNDMMTSYLPPKPKEVYLQKLKKGDYAFGLRFRPDGYVEFHKDGEEKEFGSMWRLLDHMKKVL; the protein is encoded by the coding sequence ATGGAAATTTATAGGTCTGAGGAATTCAACCCAGAAGAACTTGCCCTGCTCGGAAGGGCCATTGGAACAGTCGCCCAAGGGACTATAATAGTGGGAAGAGACGGAAGAGCAATTTCAAGATATGGAAAAAGGGCCTTAGTGGTCGGAATAGTAAGTACAGGTTCAGCTACAATGGATGTAAGGCTAATTCCCCTCATAGTTCTCAAAGACTTTGCTCATAAACGTGGCCTACCCCTTGTATATATTTATTACTACAATGGAGTGAGAGTTGAGATTAGTGGATTCGACCCCGACGAGATAAATGCTTTATTGAAGACAAAGAAGTTTATAGAGGCGCACCCCAATGATATCGGAGCTACCGTTTATTACCCAAATGCCTTGGACGATTTTCTCCAAGACATCTTCAAGCACTACAACTTCACTGTAGAAGGAAAAGCCTTAATCGATTGTATGAATACTCCTGCAGTACTTTTATTTCCCCAGCTAAGTGAACACTTAAGATTTGAAACAGAACTCCTTAATGATATGATGACCAGCTACTTACCACCTAAACCAAAAGAAGTTTATTTACAAAAACTTAAAAAAGGAGATTACGCTTTTGGACTTCGTTTCCGTCCCGATGGATATGTAGAGTTTCATAAGGATGGGGAAGAAAAAGAATTCGGAAGTATGTGGAGACTACTAGATCACATGAAGAAAGTCCTTTAA
- a CDS encoding phosphoenolpyruvate carboxykinase (GTP) yields the protein MDPMDYLKERLEPEQFEKIRVIDNPELHEFLAKYIELLNPAKVFVCTDSKEDEAYIRRKALEYGEENSLVMEGHTVHYDGYYDQARDKARTKILVPKGVEIPFINTMDREEGLREIHEIMKDIAKGKELFVCFFVLGPRNSVFTIPAVQLTDSAYVAHSEFILYRKGYEEFRRLGREAKFLKFVHSAGELDERKTSKNIDKRRVYIDLEGETVYSANTQYGGNTIGLKKLAFRLTIKRAVEEGWLSEHMFLMRVNGPNGRRTYFTGAYPSMCGKTSTAMISWENIVGDDLAFIVDMKGEARGANVEKGVFGIIQGVNQEDDPIIWEVLHSSNEIIFSNVLVKDGKPYWNEMGIPIPDEGENHSGKWWRGKKDPEGNEIPPSHKNARFTVSLEAFPNADLEALEAPCGVRVGGMIFGGRDADTWPPVRESFDWAHGVITMGAALESETTAATLGKEGVRAFNPMAILDFLSVHIGDYLKNYLEFEKKLRIKPKIFAVNYFLRDENGNWLNHKLDKAVWLKWMELRVHGDVDAIKTPVGYIPKYEDLKKLFKEVLNKEYRREDYERQFTIRVPEFLAKIERIEKIYKEIGNIPEDLFKILEEERQRLLEAKEKYGDYISPFQFE from the coding sequence ATGGACCCCATGGATTATCTAAAGGAAAGGCTCGAACCAGAACAGTTTGAAAAAATTAGAGTGATTGACAATCCTGAGCTTCATGAATTTTTGGCAAAATACATTGAGCTCTTAAATCCTGCAAAAGTCTTTGTTTGCACTGATTCAAAAGAAGATGAAGCGTACATAAGGAGAAAGGCCCTTGAATATGGGGAAGAAAATTCCCTTGTTATGGAAGGTCATACCGTTCACTACGATGGTTATTATGATCAGGCAAGGGACAAAGCTAGAACTAAAATCTTGGTCCCTAAGGGTGTGGAGATACCTTTTATAAATACCATGGATAGAGAAGAGGGCCTTAGAGAAATACATGAGATAATGAAAGATATCGCAAAGGGTAAAGAGCTCTTTGTGTGTTTCTTTGTTCTTGGGCCTAGAAATTCAGTTTTTACCATTCCGGCGGTTCAACTTACAGATTCTGCTTACGTTGCCCATAGTGAGTTTATACTTTACAGAAAGGGTTATGAAGAGTTTAGGCGCTTGGGAAGGGAAGCTAAATTCCTAAAGTTTGTACACTCGGCAGGAGAACTCGATGAGAGGAAGACCAGTAAGAACATAGATAAAAGAAGGGTTTACATAGATCTTGAGGGTGAGACTGTTTATTCTGCAAACACACAGTATGGTGGAAATACTATAGGCTTAAAGAAGCTTGCTTTTCGTTTAACAATAAAGAGGGCTGTTGAAGAGGGCTGGTTAAGTGAACACATGTTCTTAATGCGTGTAAATGGTCCTAATGGGAGAAGGACTTACTTTACTGGAGCATATCCATCAATGTGTGGTAAAACTTCAACTGCTATGATCTCATGGGAGAACATAGTGGGGGATGATTTAGCATTCATAGTGGACATGAAAGGAGAAGCAAGAGGTGCAAACGTCGAGAAGGGTGTTTTTGGAATAATTCAAGGAGTTAATCAGGAAGATGACCCAATAATTTGGGAAGTTCTTCACTCATCGAACGAGATAATTTTCTCTAATGTACTCGTTAAAGATGGAAAACCTTACTGGAATGAGATGGGTATACCAATACCCGATGAAGGAGAAAATCATAGTGGTAAATGGTGGAGAGGAAAGAAAGACCCAGAGGGTAATGAGATCCCACCAAGTCACAAGAACGCTCGCTTTACTGTAAGCTTGGAAGCTTTTCCAAACGCTGATTTAGAGGCTTTGGAAGCTCCGTGTGGTGTTAGAGTTGGTGGCATGATCTTTGGAGGAAGGGATGCAGATACATGGCCTCCTGTAAGGGAGTCCTTTGACTGGGCTCATGGTGTCATAACAATGGGTGCTGCTTTGGAAAGTGAAACAACAGCAGCAACACTTGGTAAGGAAGGGGTTAGGGCATTTAATCCAATGGCAATCCTTGACTTCTTGAGTGTTCATATCGGAGACTACCTAAAGAACTACCTTGAGTTCGAGAAAAAATTGAGGATTAAACCCAAGATATTTGCTGTGAATTATTTCTTAAGGGATGAAAATGGCAACTGGCTTAATCACAAACTTGACAAGGCAGTATGGCTTAAGTGGATGGAGCTTAGAGTTCATGGGGATGTAGATGCAATAAAGACTCCCGTTGGATACATTCCTAAGTATGAAGACTTGAAGAAGCTCTTTAAAGAAGTTCTTAACAAGGAATATCGGAGAGAAGATTATGAACGTCAGTTTACTATAAGAGTGCCAGAGTTTTTAGCAAAAATCGAGAGAATTGAAAAGATTTACAAAGAGATAGGTAATATACCAGAAGACCTCTTTAAAATCCTTGAGGAGGAAAGACAGAGACTACTTGAGGCGAAAGAAAAATATGGTGATTATATATCACCGTTCCAGTTTGAATAA